In Triticum urartu cultivar G1812 chromosome 6, Tu2.1, whole genome shotgun sequence, the following proteins share a genomic window:
- the LOC125514973 gene encoding E3 ubiquitin-protein ligase SINA-like 4 — MGGKRKSTADVKTPPTVGRRPGRPRKNTPPEAIRRPGRPRKSEPGVEVPLARSPVPAQTLPSPRSEREEQANGGLLELARGAAAIAAAEEEEEQVRMRCDLCHGPLRPPIYQCTSVQHVACRDCGAGECRPCGGDPAAVFVHNAQLDALFGYIRVPCPFRKFGCASSVAYRDLAAHETACAWAPCACAECGYKGPPSGLLRHLTELSGRHAWTAHRITYGMDHRFAVPVPESSEQQCEDRGLLIAEDGAVFLVAVGGAGGVRRVTVVCVRGNVGTGPVYSSSVEVAGPDEARRLKLEKKVAASCSAPVEFDVLAQPECDTVPVYPEMLHGEELHLCIRIGKTKIICS, encoded by the exons ATGGGCGGCAAGAGGAAGAGCACCGCGGACGTGAAGACGCCGCCGACAGTGGGCCGGCGGCCGGGCCGCCCGAGGAAGAACACGCCGCCGGAGGCGATCCGGCGCCCGGGCCGCCCGAGGAAGAGCGAGCCGGGCGTCGAGGTGCCGCTGGCACGCAGCCCGGTCCCGGCCCAGACGCTGCCGTCGCCCAGATCCGAGCGCGAGGAGCAGGCGAACGGCGGGCTGCTGGAGCTCGCGCGCGGCGCGGCGGCCATAGccgcggcggaggaggaggaggagcaggtcAGGATGCGCTGCGACCTCTGCCATGGCCCCCTCAGGCCCCCCATCTACCAG TGCACCAGCGTGCAGCACGTCGCGTGCCGCGACTGCGGCGCCGGCGAGTGCCGCCCGTGCGGCGGGGACCCGGCCGCCGTCTTCGTCCACAACGCCCAGCTGGACGCCCTCTTCGGCTACATCAGGGTGCCGTGCCCGTTCCGCAAGTTCGGGTGCGCCAGCTCCGTCGCCTACCGCGACCTGGCGGCGCACGAGACTGCGTGCGCGTGGGCTCCCTGCGCTTGCGCGGAGTGCGGGTACAAGGGGCCCCCGTCGGGCCTCCTGCGTCATCTCACGGAGTTGTCCGGCCGGCACGCCTGGACCGCCCATAGGATCACCTACGGGATGGACCACCGGTTCGCCGTCCCTGTGCCGGAGTCGTCGGAGCAGCAGTGCGAGGACCGCGGCCTCCTGATCGCGGAGGACGGCGCCGTGTTCCTCGTGGCCGTGGGGGGCGCCGGCGGCGTCCGCCGCGTCACTGTGGTGTGCGTTAGGGGTAACGTTGGCACCGGGCCTGTGTACAGCTCCTCCGTCGAGGTGGCTGGCCCAGACGAGGCGCGCCGGCTGAAGCTTGAGAAGAAGGTGGCGGCGAGCTGCTCGGCCCCCGTCGAGTTCGATGTGTTGGCGCAGCCGGAGTGCGACACGGTCCCCGTGTATCCGGAGATGCTGCACGGGGAGGAGCTCCATCTGTGCATCCGTATCGGCAAGACGAAGATCATCTGTTCCTGA